Proteins from a genomic interval of Microbacterium esteraromaticum:
- a CDS encoding peptidoglycan glycosyltransferase FtsW produces the protein MTQRNRPRSADGEPVDERRGLAARVTLGRLFTPPSTEFVMIASTAVLLTLFGLVMVLSATSANPTAPFDDALKQGIFALIGLPLMLLISRLPVKFFGRIAWPALILATAMQLLVFVPGIRVSSYGNTNWIKIAGFQLQPSEFLKLALVLWIAYVLLRKQARLGIWHHVFIPVVPVSILVIGTVIGGSDLGTAMVLVLAVLGCLFFSGVKLRLFILPLILGVIVVLFYALSSENRMTRILAALNPEACDIKDECYQAVHGVWGMANGGIFGVGLGNSQEKYGWLPAAANDYIFAIVGEELGLIGGLIVLALFGTFAVGAFHIIRKTDDPFIRVATGGIVVWIVGQALINIGVVLRVFPVLGVPLPFMSQGGTALLSVLMACGVLLAFARTMPASDPSAPERGKVARVSVPSERSETK, from the coding sequence ATGACGCAGAGGAATCGCCCGCGCAGCGCTGACGGCGAGCCCGTCGACGAGCGCCGCGGACTCGCGGCCCGGGTGACACTCGGAAGGCTGTTCACCCCGCCCTCGACCGAGTTCGTGATGATCGCCTCCACGGCGGTACTGCTCACGTTGTTCGGCCTGGTGATGGTGCTCTCGGCGACCAGCGCGAATCCGACCGCACCGTTCGACGACGCACTCAAACAGGGCATCTTCGCGTTGATCGGCCTGCCGCTGATGCTGCTGATCAGCAGGCTCCCGGTGAAGTTCTTCGGCCGCATCGCTTGGCCGGCACTGATCTTGGCCACGGCGATGCAGCTGCTCGTCTTCGTGCCCGGAATTCGGGTGTCGTCCTACGGAAACACCAACTGGATCAAGATCGCAGGCTTCCAGCTGCAGCCCTCGGAGTTCCTCAAGCTCGCGCTGGTGCTGTGGATCGCCTACGTGCTGCTGCGCAAGCAGGCCCGGCTGGGTATCTGGCACCACGTGTTCATCCCGGTCGTGCCCGTGTCGATCCTGGTGATCGGCACCGTCATCGGCGGTAGCGACCTCGGTACCGCGATGGTGCTCGTGCTCGCCGTGCTGGGGTGCCTGTTCTTCTCGGGCGTGAAGCTGCGGCTGTTCATCCTGCCGCTGATCCTCGGCGTCATCGTGGTGCTCTTCTACGCGCTCTCCAGCGAGAATCGCATGACGCGCATCCTTGCGGCGCTCAATCCCGAGGCGTGCGACATCAAAGACGAGTGCTATCAGGCGGTGCACGGCGTGTGGGGCATGGCCAATGGCGGGATCTTCGGCGTGGGCCTCGGCAACTCCCAGGAGAAGTACGGCTGGCTGCCTGCCGCCGCCAACGACTACATCTTCGCGATCGTGGGCGAGGAACTCGGCCTGATCGGCGGCCTGATCGTGTTGGCGCTGTTCGGCACCTTCGCCGTCGGGGCGTTCCACATCATCCGCAAGACGGATGACCCGTTCATCCGGGTGGCCACCGGTGGCATCGTCGTGTGGATCGTCGGGCAGGCCCTGATCAACATCGGTGTCGTGCTGCGTGTCTTCCCGGTGCTCGGCGTTCCCCTGCCGTTCATGTCGCAGGGGGGCACGGCGTTGCTGTCGGTGCTGATGGCGTGCGGTGTGCTGTTGGCGTTCGCCCGTACCATGCCCGCCTCAGATCCTTCCGCACCCGAACGGGGTAAGGTCGCCAGGGTGTCTGTACCGAGCGAGCGAAGCGAGACGAAGTGA
- the murD gene encoding UDP-N-acetylmuramoyl-L-alanine--D-glutamate ligase — protein sequence MSARLDGLTSWHADWSGLRVAVLGLSMTGFSVADTLTELGAEVLVLSEGASEEYARLVPVIGARLELGPLDEVPDALRAFDPEVVIASPGFAPAHPIVRWTRETGIALWGDIELAWRVRDKVVRADGTPAEWVLITGTNGKTTTTQLTATLLSAGGLRAAPCGNIGVPVLDAVRDPGGFDVLVVELSSHQLWYLGQSEPAGQPIPYAATCLNLADDHLVWHGSADAYRDAKAVVYRNTRIACVYNKADLATQLMVEEADVVEGARAIGFDLGTPGPSDLGVVDGILVDRAFHADRRHSALELITVDELRSVGLSAPHIVMNILAASALARSLGVEPAAIHDALRTFELDAHRIQLVAEHAGIRWVDDSKATNPHAAASSLRAYPGAIWVVGGDLKGVDLSDLIAEVGVGAGAALIIGIDREPVLTAFQRHAPLVPVYEVVPGDTGEVMDRVVELAAEIAEGQGTVLLAPAAASFDQFTGYADRGVRFAQAVRTWIERGSADDAEESPAQR from the coding sequence ATGAGCGCGCGTCTGGACGGCCTCACCAGCTGGCATGCCGACTGGTCGGGCCTACGCGTCGCCGTGCTGGGCCTGTCGATGACAGGGTTTTCGGTGGCCGACACCCTCACCGAACTCGGTGCCGAAGTGCTCGTGCTCTCCGAGGGGGCATCCGAGGAGTACGCACGTCTGGTACCGGTGATCGGAGCGCGGCTCGAACTGGGGCCGCTCGATGAGGTCCCCGATGCGCTTCGAGCGTTCGACCCGGAGGTCGTCATCGCTTCACCGGGCTTCGCTCCGGCGCATCCGATCGTCCGCTGGACGCGCGAGACCGGTATCGCGCTGTGGGGCGACATCGAACTCGCGTGGCGCGTGCGCGACAAGGTCGTGCGCGCCGACGGCACCCCCGCCGAGTGGGTGCTGATCACCGGAACCAACGGCAAGACCACCACCACGCAGCTCACGGCGACGTTGCTGAGCGCCGGCGGTCTGCGTGCCGCGCCGTGCGGCAACATCGGCGTTCCCGTGCTCGATGCCGTTCGCGACCCGGGCGGATTCGACGTGCTGGTGGTCGAGTTGTCCAGTCATCAGCTGTGGTACCTGGGGCAGTCCGAGCCCGCGGGCCAGCCGATTCCCTATGCGGCGACGTGCCTGAACCTCGCCGACGACCATCTCGTCTGGCACGGCAGCGCCGACGCCTACCGTGACGCGAAGGCCGTCGTCTATCGCAACACCCGCATCGCCTGCGTCTACAACAAGGCAGACCTCGCCACCCAGCTCATGGTCGAGGAGGCCGACGTCGTCGAGGGCGCTCGGGCGATCGGCTTCGACCTTGGCACGCCGGGGCCCAGCGACCTGGGGGTCGTGGACGGCATCCTCGTCGACCGCGCCTTCCACGCCGATCGTCGCCACAGCGCACTCGAGCTGATCACCGTCGACGAACTGCGCTCGGTCGGGCTCTCTGCGCCGCACATCGTGATGAACATCCTCGCGGCATCGGCGCTGGCGCGCTCGCTGGGAGTCGAGCCGGCCGCGATTCATGACGCGCTGCGCACCTTCGAGCTCGACGCGCACCGGATTCAGCTCGTCGCCGAGCATGCGGGCATCCGCTGGGTCGACGATTCGAAGGCGACGAACCCGCACGCCGCTGCCTCGTCACTGCGCGCGTACCCTGGTGCGATCTGGGTCGTCGGCGGTGACCTCAAGGGCGTCGACCTTTCGGACTTGATCGCCGAGGTCGGCGTCGGCGCCGGCGCCGCGCTGATCATCGGCATCGACCGTGAGCCGGTGCTGACCGCGTTCCAACGACACGCGCCACTCGTGCCCGTGTACGAGGTCGTTCCCGGTGACACTGGAGAGGTCATGGATCGCGTCGTGGAGCTGGCGGCGGAGATCGCCGAGGGGCAGGGCACTGTGCTCCTGGCACCCGCGGCGGCATCCTTCGACCAGTTCACGGGATACGCGGACCGGGGAGTGCGCTTCGCGCAAGCGGTGCGCACATGGATCGAGCGGGGGAGCGCGGATGACGCAGAGGAATCGCCCGCGCAGCGCTGA
- the mraY gene encoding phospho-N-acetylmuramoyl-pentapeptide-transferase yields the protein MRSLLMATAISLAFTLFLTPVFLKIFRRIGWGQVIRTPEDISNPSHEAKRGTPTMGGVIFILGTIVGYFAGTFFGGTTPALSAILVLWLMVGFGVVGFVDDYMKVRSQRSLGLSGWRKIVGQLLVLIPFGVVALNFPNALGQYPASGHVSLFRDIPWLNLFAFGAVLGWILYLLWIAILGVATSNSVNLTDGLDGLAAGAGVFVVGAYSLIAFWQFKQSCVGQAMAAAGCYEVREPLNLATVSAAFAGGLVGFLWWNAPKAKVFMGDVGSMAIGGVITAMAVLTRTELLLLVIAGIFVLSSGSVILQRAYFKLTRGKRLFLMSPFHHHLEMRGWAEVTIVVRLWIIAGLLAVSAVGLFYVDWLIQV from the coding sequence GTGAGATCCTTGCTCATGGCGACGGCGATTTCGCTCGCCTTCACCCTTTTCCTCACCCCCGTCTTCCTGAAGATCTTCCGCCGGATCGGCTGGGGGCAGGTGATCCGCACCCCGGAGGACATCTCCAACCCGAGCCACGAGGCCAAGCGCGGTACGCCCACCATGGGCGGCGTGATCTTCATCCTCGGCACGATCGTCGGATACTTCGCGGGCACCTTCTTCGGCGGTACGACTCCGGCGCTGTCGGCGATCCTGGTGCTCTGGCTGATGGTCGGCTTCGGCGTGGTCGGATTCGTCGACGACTACATGAAGGTACGCAGCCAGCGCAGCCTGGGATTGTCGGGCTGGCGAAAGATCGTCGGGCAGCTGCTGGTGCTGATCCCGTTCGGCGTGGTCGCCCTGAACTTCCCCAATGCCCTCGGCCAGTACCCGGCCAGCGGCCACGTATCGCTGTTCCGTGACATTCCCTGGCTCAACCTGTTCGCGTTCGGCGCCGTGCTCGGGTGGATCCTGTACCTGCTGTGGATCGCCATCCTCGGCGTCGCTACGTCGAACAGTGTCAACCTCACTGACGGCCTCGATGGCCTCGCCGCCGGTGCGGGTGTCTTCGTCGTCGGCGCCTACAGCTTGATCGCCTTCTGGCAGTTCAAGCAGTCCTGCGTCGGACAGGCGATGGCGGCGGCCGGCTGCTACGAGGTGCGCGAGCCCCTCAACCTCGCCACGGTCTCGGCCGCATTCGCGGGCGGACTCGTCGGGTTCCTGTGGTGGAACGCACCCAAGGCCAAGGTCTTCATGGGTGACGTCGGGTCGATGGCGATCGGCGGTGTCATCACTGCCATGGCAGTCCTGACCCGCACCGAGCTGCTGCTGCTGGTGATCGCCGGTATCTTCGTGCTCTCGTCGGGCTCGGTGATCCTGCAGCGCGCCTACTTCAAGCTCACCCGCGGCAAGCGCCTGTTCCTGATGAGTCCGTTCCACCACCACCTCGAGATGCGCGGGTGGGCCGAGGTCACGATCGTCGTTCGGCTGTGGATCATCGCGGGGCTCCTCGCCGTCTCGGCCGTCGGCCTGTTCTACGTCGATTGGCTGATCCAGGTATGA
- a CDS encoding UDP-N-acetylmuramoyl-tripeptide--D-alanyl-D-alanine ligase: MIALSLAEIAEILDGELRLFGTDTEATVVDGNVDTDSREMTPGAIFVAKPGEHTDGHRFVGSAAAAGAVLAIVERPVEADITQIVVSDVIDALAAFAQAVVARVRAAGDLKVVGITGSNGKTTTKNFLARILADEGETIAPVRSYNNEVGAPLTMLRVTESTRFLVSEFGAAGAGSIARLAGLVTPDVSVVLMVGLAHAGGFGGIEATAEAKSELVTAARADGTAVLNTDDPRVWAMRDLALGRGMSVVGFGQNSGADVRAEQLEVTASGTSCVVLAGGESAPLRLKVLGAHHVSNALAAIAAARVLGVSTADAIARLETVEIAERWRMQPMGGEGVQIINDAYNASPDSMAAALRTLAQITGPDERTVAVLGAMSELGETAGDEHDRIGLLAVRLNIRRIVVVGPEARRLYLAAVGEGSWDSEAVHLPDQDAAFEYLKTELRAGDRVLVKSSNSVGLRHLGDRLGELFS; the protein is encoded by the coding sequence ATGATCGCCCTGTCGCTCGCAGAGATCGCCGAGATCCTCGACGGTGAACTGCGCCTGTTCGGAACCGATACCGAGGCCACAGTCGTCGATGGAAACGTCGACACCGATTCGCGTGAGATGACGCCGGGCGCCATCTTCGTCGCCAAGCCGGGTGAGCACACCGATGGACACCGCTTCGTCGGTTCGGCGGCCGCCGCCGGTGCCGTGCTCGCGATCGTCGAGCGTCCGGTGGAGGCGGACATCACCCAGATCGTCGTCTCGGATGTCATCGACGCGCTGGCGGCGTTCGCCCAGGCCGTCGTGGCGCGCGTACGCGCCGCTGGCGACCTGAAGGTGGTCGGCATCACGGGATCGAACGGCAAGACCACCACGAAGAACTTCCTTGCGCGCATCCTCGCCGACGAGGGTGAGACGATCGCTCCGGTGCGTTCGTACAACAACGAGGTCGGCGCTCCGCTCACCATGCTGCGGGTGACCGAGAGCACCAGGTTCCTCGTCAGTGAGTTCGGCGCAGCAGGCGCCGGCAGCATCGCCCGGCTCGCAGGGCTGGTGACTCCGGACGTCTCGGTCGTGCTCATGGTCGGCCTCGCTCACGCGGGCGGTTTCGGCGGCATCGAGGCGACGGCCGAGGCGAAGTCCGAGCTGGTCACTGCGGCGCGCGCCGACGGTACCGCCGTGCTGAACACCGATGACCCGCGCGTCTGGGCGATGCGCGATCTGGCGCTCGGACGCGGGATGTCAGTGGTCGGGTTCGGACAGAACTCCGGCGCCGACGTGCGCGCCGAACAGCTCGAGGTCACCGCGTCGGGTACCTCGTGCGTCGTCCTCGCGGGTGGCGAGAGCGCGCCACTGCGCCTCAAGGTGCTCGGTGCGCACCACGTGAGTAATGCCCTGGCGGCGATCGCTGCGGCCCGCGTGCTCGGTGTCTCCACCGCGGATGCCATCGCGCGCCTCGAGACGGTCGAGATCGCCGAGCGCTGGCGCATGCAGCCGATGGGTGGTGAGGGCGTGCAGATCATCAACGATGCATACAACGCCAGCCCCGACTCGATGGCCGCCGCGCTGCGCACCCTCGCGCAGATCACCGGTCCTGACGAGCGGACGGTCGCCGTGCTCGGTGCCATGAGCGAGCTCGGCGAGACCGCCGGCGATGAGCATGACCGCATCGGCCTGCTCGCGGTTCGACTGAACATCCGCCGTATCGTCGTGGTCGGTCCCGAGGCGCGACGGCTGTATCTCGCCGCCGTCGGCGAAGGATCGTGGGACAGCGAGGCGGTGCACCTGCCGGATCAGGATGCTGCCTTCGAATACCTCAAGACCGAGCTGCGTGCGGGTGACCGCGTGCTGGTGAAGTCATCCAACTCCGTCGGGCTCCGGCACCTCGGCGATCGTCTGGGAGAATTGTTCTCGTGA
- a CDS encoding peptidoglycan D,D-transpeptidase FtsI family protein: MTTRATRGPRRRTVVALAVVLMVLAAFIFRLVDIQIVHADEHVAQGVNDGNLGTTRTIEGTRGDIVDEHGTVLASSVLVYDAELSPLVIDTIENDPKKKPEIPWAEASERIAQVTGDDGAELRAAVEERLAENPESQYLPVAKGLNTEQYLELRELDLVYLHMKPRSVRVYPNGAVAGSAVGFLNGSGEAQYGIERMQDQCLSATDGEVTYLRGQGGVKIPGSERTTPAVDGGTVQLTIDSDLNWYLQQMIAEEAKKQGAQAGSVTVVEVATGKIRAMAEYPTVDPNDIDSVSQKYWMSQIFADAYEPGSTFKPVTAAMVIDQGAATPLSSVTAPSREVFPNGAVVNDPFYHPVYDYTFAGALIDSSNVSMSKFGAKVSAQSRYDYLQRFGVGDATGVGFPAEQQGLIHDPNTWDNQTLYTTTFGQAFTVTPAQIAGAYQALGNGGLKVPLSLVESCTLADGTVVKPDSPEPEQIVSEQTADQVNRMLENVAVQGGLASAVEVPGYRIGMKTGTAQKPDGKGGYKPGIYFTNMAGIAPIEDPQYVVLVTLDEPTKIRTSAATASAFQKAMTQVLKTYKVAPSSQPMDELLPKFD; this comes from the coding sequence ATGACGACACGAGCCACCCGCGGTCCGCGGCGCCGCACCGTCGTCGCCCTCGCCGTCGTCCTGATGGTGCTGGCGGCGTTCATCTTCCGTCTGGTCGACATCCAGATCGTGCATGCCGACGAACACGTCGCCCAGGGCGTCAACGACGGCAATCTCGGCACGACGAGAACGATCGAGGGCACCAGGGGAGACATCGTCGACGAGCACGGCACCGTGCTGGCATCCAGCGTGCTGGTCTACGACGCCGAACTGTCGCCGTTGGTCATCGACACTATCGAGAACGATCCGAAGAAGAAGCCCGAGATCCCGTGGGCAGAGGCCAGTGAACGAATCGCACAGGTCACCGGGGACGACGGCGCGGAACTGCGTGCCGCGGTGGAGGAGCGCCTCGCGGAGAATCCGGAGTCGCAGTATCTGCCGGTCGCCAAGGGGCTCAACACCGAGCAGTATCTCGAGCTGCGCGAACTCGACCTTGTGTATCTGCACATGAAACCTCGCTCGGTGCGGGTCTACCCGAACGGCGCGGTCGCGGGGAGCGCCGTCGGTTTCCTCAACGGGTCGGGAGAGGCGCAGTACGGTATCGAGCGCATGCAGGACCAGTGCCTGTCGGCGACCGACGGCGAAGTGACGTACCTTCGCGGCCAGGGCGGCGTCAAGATCCCGGGCAGCGAACGCACGACACCTGCGGTGGACGGCGGAACCGTGCAGCTCACGATCGACAGCGACCTGAACTGGTACCTGCAGCAGATGATCGCTGAAGAGGCGAAGAAGCAAGGCGCGCAGGCGGGGTCGGTCACGGTCGTCGAGGTGGCGACGGGCAAGATCCGTGCGATGGCCGAGTACCCCACGGTCGACCCGAACGACATCGACTCGGTTTCGCAGAAGTACTGGATGTCGCAGATCTTCGCCGATGCCTACGAACCGGGATCGACATTCAAGCCGGTCACCGCGGCCATGGTGATCGACCAGGGCGCTGCCACGCCGCTCAGCAGCGTCACGGCGCCGTCGCGCGAGGTCTTCCCCAACGGGGCGGTCGTCAACGACCCGTTCTACCACCCGGTGTACGACTACACCTTCGCGGGAGCTCTGATCGACTCGTCCAACGTGTCGATGTCGAAGTTCGGCGCGAAGGTGTCGGCGCAGTCCCGCTACGACTACCTGCAGCGGTTCGGGGTCGGCGACGCCACCGGGGTCGGTTTTCCTGCGGAGCAGCAGGGACTGATCCACGACCCCAACACCTGGGATAACCAGACGCTGTACACCACGACGTTCGGCCAGGCCTTCACCGTCACACCGGCGCAGATCGCCGGTGCCTATCAGGCGCTCGGCAACGGCGGGCTCAAGGTGCCGCTCTCGCTCGTTGAGTCGTGTACCCTCGCCGACGGCACCGTCGTCAAGCCAGATTCTCCCGAGCCGGAGCAGATCGTCTCGGAGCAGACCGCCGACCAAGTGAACCGGATGCTGGAGAACGTCGCCGTACAGGGTGGACTGGCCAGCGCCGTCGAGGTGCCCGGCTACCGGATCGGCATGAAGACCGGTACCGCACAGAAGCCCGACGGCAAGGGCGGATACAAGCCGGGCATCTACTTCACCAACATGGCGGGGATCGCTCCGATCGAGGATCCGCAGTACGTCGTTCTGGTCACGTTGGACGAGCCGACTAAGATTAGGACTTCGGCGGCCACCGCCAGCGCCTTCCAGAAGGCGATGACGCAGGTGCTGAAGACGTACAAGGTCGCGCCCTCGTCGCAGCCGATGGATGAGCTGCTTCCCAAATTCGACTAG
- the rsmH gene encoding 16S rRNA (cytosine(1402)-N(4))-methyltransferase RsmH, producing the protein MSIRDIHTPVLLDRCVELLEPALRHDGAVLVDATLGMGGHSEAFLERFPNIRLIGLDRDTDALRIAGERLAPFGDRVTLVHTVYDEIGLHAQGADAILFDLGVSSLQLDEADRGFAYSKDAPLDMRMDQTKGRTAASIIAEYSEGQLRRIFERYGEEKLAGRYARFIVAARDKQPIVRSGELVDLLVAATPAAAQRAGHPAKRVFQALRIEVNSELSVLADAIPSAMDALTVGGRIAVMSYQSLEDRLVKQAFAAASASTAPPGLPVELPEHAPRFRVLTKGAELADDDERARNPRAIPVRLRAAEKLREPT; encoded by the coding sequence ATGAGTATCCGCGACATACACACACCTGTATTGCTGGACCGCTGCGTCGAGTTGCTCGAGCCCGCACTGCGACACGACGGCGCCGTGCTCGTCGACGCCACCCTCGGCATGGGAGGACACTCCGAGGCGTTCCTGGAGCGCTTCCCGAACATCCGCCTGATCGGACTCGATCGAGACACCGACGCGCTGCGCATCGCCGGTGAGAGGCTGGCGCCGTTCGGGGACCGCGTGACGCTCGTGCACACCGTGTACGACGAGATCGGCCTGCACGCGCAGGGCGCCGACGCGATCCTCTTCGACCTGGGCGTGTCGTCGCTACAGCTCGACGAGGCGGACCGCGGTTTCGCGTACTCGAAGGACGCACCGCTGGACATGCGGATGGATCAGACGAAGGGCCGCACGGCAGCGAGCATCATCGCCGAGTACAGCGAGGGGCAACTGCGACGCATCTTCGAGCGCTACGGCGAAGAGAAGCTGGCCGGTCGCTACGCCCGCTTCATCGTGGCGGCGCGCGACAAACAGCCGATCGTCCGATCGGGTGAGCTCGTCGACCTGCTGGTCGCCGCGACGCCGGCCGCCGCACAGCGCGCCGGTCACCCCGCCAAGCGCGTGTTCCAGGCGCTGCGTATCGAGGTCAACTCCGAACTGAGCGTGCTGGCCGACGCGATTCCGTCCGCCATGGACGCACTGACCGTCGGCGGTCGCATCGCCGTGATGTCTTATCAGTCGCTGGAGGACCGACTGGTCAAGCAGGCCTTCGCCGCCGCCTCGGCATCGACCGCACCACCAGGGCTTCCGGTCGAACTACCCGAGCACGCTCCACGCTTCCGGGTGCTGACGAAGGGGGCCGAACTCGCCGATGACGACGAGCGCGCGCGCAATCCGCGTGCGATCCCGGTGCGCCTGCGGGCAGCCGAGAAACTGCGAGAGCCGACATGA
- the mraZ gene encoding division/cell wall cluster transcriptional repressor MraZ — protein MLLGTHSPKLDDKGRVILPAKFREDLGGGVVVTRGQERCLYVFSTAEFEQLHERIRQAPLSNKQARDFLRMFLSGASAEMPDSQNRITLPAHLRQYAGLGKELVVTGVGAHAEIWDAAAWNDYLESNEESYADLEQEVIPGLF, from the coding sequence GTGCTTTTGGGGACGCATTCGCCGAAGCTCGATGACAAGGGCCGGGTCATCCTGCCCGCGAAGTTCCGTGAGGATCTCGGCGGGGGAGTCGTCGTCACCCGCGGGCAGGAACGCTGCCTCTACGTGTTCAGCACCGCCGAGTTCGAGCAGCTCCATGAGCGCATCCGTCAGGCCCCACTGAGCAACAAGCAGGCGCGGGACTTCCTGCGCATGTTCCTGTCGGGTGCGAGCGCCGAGATGCCCGACAGTCAGAACCGCATCACGCTCCCCGCCCACTTGCGCCAGTACGCCGGCCTGGGCAAGGAGCTGGTCGTCACCGGAGTCGGCGCCCACGCCGAGATCTGGGATGCGGCCGCCTGGAACGACTACCTGGAAAGCAATGAAGAGTCCTACGCCGATCTGGAACAGGAGGTGATTCCCGGATTGTTCTGA
- a CDS encoding DUF3040 domain-containing protein: MPLSEQEQRMLDEMERHLLQHDADVVSAPTGDRALSYRNLVYGAVLLLVGVGGLIAAVALGASLGPVGSIVIGVVAFLAMLGGVILAFTPVRRAGGGAPAQAPRGGANPQDTSFMDKMNDRWDRRQEER, from the coding sequence ATGCCTCTTTCCGAACAAGAGCAGCGCATGCTCGACGAGATGGAGCGCCATCTCCTGCAGCATGACGCAGACGTGGTCAGCGCGCCAACAGGCGACCGCGCGCTGAGCTACCGAAACCTGGTCTACGGGGCCGTGCTGCTGCTCGTCGGCGTCGGTGGTCTCATCGCCGCCGTAGCGCTCGGCGCCAGCCTGGGCCCGGTCGGCAGCATCGTCATCGGTGTCGTCGCGTTCCTCGCGATGCTCGGTGGTGTCATCCTCGCGTTCACCCCGGTGCGACGCGCCGGCGGCGGCGCGCCCGCACAGGCCCCGCGCGGCGGCGCCAATCCTCAGGACACCTCGTTCATGGACAAGATGAACGACCGCTGGGATCGGCGCCAAGAAGAACGTTGA
- a CDS encoding polyprenyl synthetase family protein, with amino-acid sequence MSSSLALDAVAARLGRFLDEIRGSSAEYGPDAALFIDAAAATLAGGKRLRARFCHAGWHAASGRVASPQDEVWGLAAALEIFQSAALVHDDLIDNSDTRRGKPASHRALEAAHRRAGWHGDAEAFGRSTAVLLGDLLVAWSDDLLEQTLVGHPHAAAARAEYARMRRDVTIGQLLDVTEESAWNTSPTTSPLDRALRVAALKSARYSVEEPIVLGATLAGAEPGLLDALRAFGHPVGMAFQLRDDVLGVFGDPAVTGKPAGDDLREGKRTALVAVARERLTPEERERLDAGLGDAGLSDADVETIQTLIRSSGALTHVEKMIDDYTAAAERALGALPVESGAADELGALAQAAIARSA; translated from the coding sequence GTGTCTTCTTCGCTCGCGCTCGATGCCGTAGCCGCCCGCCTCGGCCGTTTCCTCGATGAGATCCGCGGCAGCAGTGCCGAGTACGGCCCCGACGCCGCCCTGTTCATTGATGCGGCAGCCGCCACACTCGCCGGCGGCAAGCGACTGCGCGCCCGGTTCTGCCACGCCGGCTGGCATGCGGCATCCGGGCGCGTCGCGAGCCCGCAGGACGAGGTGTGGGGCCTGGCTGCTGCACTGGAGATCTTCCAGTCCGCCGCGCTCGTGCACGACGATCTCATCGACAACTCCGACACCCGCCGCGGCAAGCCGGCGTCGCACCGCGCTCTCGAGGCGGCGCATCGCCGGGCGGGATGGCACGGCGACGCCGAGGCGTTCGGCCGTTCCACCGCCGTGCTCCTCGGAGACCTGCTCGTCGCCTGGAGCGACGACCTGCTCGAGCAGACCCTTGTCGGGCATCCGCATGCCGCTGCCGCCCGTGCCGAGTACGCCCGAATGCGACGCGACGTCACGATCGGCCAGCTGCTCGATGTCACCGAGGAGTCGGCGTGGAACACCTCTCCGACCACCTCGCCGCTCGACCGGGCTTTGCGCGTGGCCGCACTGAAGTCGGCGCGGTACAGCGTCGAGGAGCCGATCGTTCTCGGGGCGACGCTTGCCGGCGCCGAGCCTGGATTGCTCGACGCGTTGCGCGCGTTCGGACACCCCGTGGGCATGGCTTTCCAGCTGCGCGATGACGTGCTCGGCGTGTTCGGCGACCCCGCAGTGACCGGCAAACCCGCCGGCGACGATCTGCGCGAGGGCAAGCGCACCGCGCTCGTCGCCGTCGCGCGCGAGCGGCTGACGCCGGAGGAACGCGAGCGCTTGGATGCGGGCCTCGGCGATGCGGGACTATCGGATGCTGACGTCGAGACGATTCAGACGCTGATCCGTTCCAGCGGCGCGCTCACCCACGTCGAGAAGATGATCGACGACTACACCGCGGCCGCGGAGCGGGCGCTGGGCGCGCTACCGGTCGAGTCCGGCGCGGCCGACGAGCTGGGTGCGCTGGCGCAGGCCGCGATCGCCCGTTCCGCGTGA
- a CDS encoding Rv2175c family DNA-binding protein — protein MTENAPDTSAWLTIPELVDALDETPGRVRRLLDERYLIGSRRGGAFAVPAVFIADGRPLPALRGTVIVMQDAAFSDDEIIDWLLAEEETLGRSPIAALLAGHKSEVRRVARALA, from the coding sequence GTGACTGAGAACGCACCGGATACCTCTGCCTGGCTGACGATTCCCGAACTCGTCGACGCCCTTGACGAGACGCCGGGCCGCGTACGCCGCCTGCTCGACGAGCGCTACCTGATCGGCTCGCGCCGCGGTGGTGCGTTCGCCGTTCCCGCGGTGTTCATCGCCGACGGTCGCCCGCTACCCGCGCTGCGCGGCACGGTGATCGTGATGCAGGACGCCGCGTTCTCGGACGACGAGATCATCGATTGGCTCCTGGCCGAGGAAGAGACGCTTGGCCGCTCGCCGATTGCCGCTCTCCTGGCGGGCCATAAGAGCGAGGTTCGACGCGTGGCGCGCGCCCTCGCGTAA